Proteins encoded in a region of the Devosia sp. RR2S18 genome:
- a CDS encoding ABC transporter ATP-binding protein, with amino-acid sequence MPLVEIEDLRVSFRQYGGRVDAVRGISFSLEQGESLGIVGESGSGKSVSCSALLRLLPATAEISATKLRLDGTDVQKANKEDLARLRGRTAAMIFQDPMTAFDPVFTVGHQISETIQAHRPVSTKAARQEAEAMLRRVEIINARDVLDYYPHQLSGGMLQRAMIAMALSCQPKLLIADEPTTALDVTIQAQILQLIKKVQAEFGMALIMITHDLGVIAETVDRVLVMYAGEVMEQGAVQQIFDAPQHAYTKQLLASLQTRFEPSRGDEDAAPALELRGVAKTYRTRRRRGLFSQYGDFHAVREVNLTLPRNRIVAVVGESGSGKTTTGMMALRLTDVSRGQILVHGTDISSLSTEALKPWRRQLQVVFQDSYSALDPMMTLTQIIAEPLHIHKVGSAREQREKALDWLERVSLDRAFADRYPHELSGGQRQRVAIARALVLEPSVLVADEPTSALDVTVKAQIIGLLKRLQAEMGLSILFISHDLSTVRSLADSVVVMYRGRVVEEAPTHRIFAEPQHPYTRALLDAVPAANPRDKRERRFLSAEEIDAQTPRFTVVQTGTAPRAEPQLVTLAGGHRVEALVTS; translated from the coding sequence ATGCCGCTTGTTGAAATCGAAGACCTTCGCGTGAGTTTCCGCCAGTATGGCGGCCGCGTGGATGCCGTGCGGGGCATCAGCTTCAGCCTGGAACAGGGCGAAAGCCTCGGCATCGTGGGGGAATCGGGATCGGGCAAATCCGTTAGTTGCAGTGCGCTCTTGCGGCTGCTTCCAGCGACCGCGGAGATCAGCGCCACCAAGCTCCGGCTCGACGGCACCGATGTGCAAAAAGCGAACAAGGAGGATTTGGCCCGATTGCGCGGACGCACGGCCGCAATGATCTTCCAGGATCCGATGACGGCGTTCGACCCCGTCTTTACGGTCGGGCACCAGATCAGCGAGACCATCCAGGCGCATCGCCCGGTGAGCACGAAAGCGGCCCGGCAAGAGGCCGAAGCGATGCTGCGCCGGGTCGAGATCATCAATGCGCGCGACGTGCTTGATTATTATCCACACCAGCTCTCGGGCGGCATGTTGCAGCGCGCCATGATCGCCATGGCGCTCTCCTGCCAGCCCAAGCTGCTGATTGCGGACGAGCCGACTACGGCACTGGACGTCACCATTCAGGCGCAGATCCTGCAGCTGATCAAGAAGGTGCAGGCCGAATTTGGCATGGCGCTGATCATGATTACCCATGATCTGGGGGTGATTGCCGAAACGGTGGACCGTGTCCTCGTCATGTATGCCGGCGAGGTGATGGAACAAGGCGCCGTGCAACAAATCTTCGACGCACCGCAGCACGCCTATACCAAGCAATTGCTGGCGAGCCTGCAAACGCGCTTCGAACCATCGCGCGGGGACGAGGATGCAGCGCCCGCCCTTGAACTGCGCGGCGTGGCCAAGACGTATCGTACCCGGCGCCGGCGTGGGCTGTTCAGCCAGTATGGCGACTTCCACGCGGTGCGGGAGGTCAACCTCACCCTGCCCCGCAACCGTATTGTGGCCGTTGTTGGCGAAAGCGGTTCGGGCAAGACGACCACCGGCATGATGGCCTTGCGTTTGACCGATGTGAGCCGGGGGCAGATTCTGGTCCACGGGACGGATATCTCCAGCCTCTCCACCGAGGCGCTCAAGCCGTGGCGACGCCAGCTGCAGGTGGTGTTCCAGGACAGCTATTCAGCGCTCGACCCCATGATGACGCTGACGCAGATCATCGCCGAACCCCTGCATATTCACAAAGTGGGCTCCGCGCGCGAGCAGCGGGAGAAGGCGCTGGACTGGCTGGAGCGGGTGAGTCTCGACCGTGCCTTCGCCGACCGCTATCCGCATGAACTGTCCGGGGGGCAGCGGCAGCGCGTCGCCATCGCCCGGGCGCTAGTGCTGGAGCCAAGTGTGCTCGTGGCCGATGAGCCAACTTCGGCGCTGGACGTCACGGTCAAGGCGCAGATCATCGGGCTGCTCAAGCGCCTCCAGGCCGAGATGGGCCTCTCCATCCTCTTTATCAGCCACGATCTTTCCACCGTGAGATCATTGGCCGACAGCGTGGTCGTTATGTATCGCGGGCGGGTGGTGGAAGAAGCGCCGACCCATCGCATCTTCGCCGAACCGCAGCACCCCTACACAAGGGCCCTGCTCGACGCCGTGCCGGCGGCCAACCCTCGCGACAAGCGCGAGCGCCGCTTTCTTTCGGCTGAAGAGATCGACGCCCAGACGCCACGCTTCACGGTGGTGCAGACCGGCACAGCGCCACGAGCGGAGCCGCAATTGGTCACGCTTGCGGGCGGACACCGCGTCGAAGCACTCGTCACGTCATAG
- a CDS encoding TraR/DksA family transcriptional regulator: MPDSDLSTEMLPRLQQELEELIRLSEATEQDRAPVALDQQSVGRLSRMDAMQGQALAQASDVRRRARKVAVEAALRRIELGEYGYCEDCGEPIAAGRLRVDPATRFCISCAQSSER; this comes from the coding sequence ATGCCAGATTCCGATCTCTCCACCGAGATGCTCCCCCGGCTCCAGCAGGAGCTGGAGGAGCTGATCCGGCTTTCGGAAGCTACCGAACAGGACCGCGCGCCCGTGGCCCTCGACCAGCAGAGCGTCGGGCGGCTATCCAGGATGGACGCCATGCAGGGGCAAGCTCTGGCGCAAGCCTCGGACGTCCGGCGGCGTGCCCGCAAGGTTGCCGTAGAGGCGGCCCTGCGCCGCATCGAACTGGGCGAATATGGCTATTGCGAAGACTGCGGTGAGCCTATCGCTGCCGGGCGGCTCAGGGTCGATCCAGCGACCCGGTTCTGCATCTCCTGCGCGCAGTCCTCCGAACGCTAG
- a CDS encoding ABC transporter permease, which yields MIGYILRRLLSVAVTFVAVSIIIFLMMHAIPGGPFDANEMPVSAAVRERMMAQLGLDQPLHVQYLNYMAGVLRFDFGVPYQSPGESVIQLLSRAWVPSLVLGGLGVLIGAPLGILLGMAAALNRNTWVDYIASVFATLGLTIPVFVTAMLLILIFAVWLNWLPASGWPHPERWILPVACYATIPLATYARYTRSAMLDTMSRPFVTVLRAKGLSERRIVFQHVLRNSAIPLVTVFLPMFIGTATGSIFVEAMFRVPGLGAYFVSSIQQRDYPLEMALMLMITFMYCIAYLLSDLVYALINPRIRVGGTS from the coding sequence ATGATCGGTTACATCCTTCGTCGTCTCCTGTCGGTCGCCGTAACGTTTGTTGCGGTTTCGATCATCATCTTCTTGATGATGCACGCCATTCCGGGTGGGCCCTTCGACGCCAACGAGATGCCGGTGTCGGCCGCGGTGCGGGAGCGCATGATGGCGCAACTGGGCCTCGATCAGCCGCTCCATGTCCAATATTTGAACTATATGGCCGGCGTGCTCCGGTTCGACTTCGGCGTGCCTTACCAGAGCCCCGGTGAGAGCGTCATCCAACTCCTGTCGCGCGCCTGGGTGCCGAGCCTGGTCTTGGGCGGACTGGGCGTGCTCATCGGGGCGCCGCTGGGTATTCTCCTCGGCATGGCCGCGGCGCTCAACCGCAACACCTGGGTCGACTATATTGCCTCGGTGTTCGCCACGCTGGGCCTGACCATCCCGGTTTTTGTGACGGCCATGCTGTTGATCCTGATCTTTGCAGTTTGGCTGAACTGGTTGCCCGCCAGCGGCTGGCCCCACCCGGAGCGGTGGATCCTGCCGGTCGCGTGTTACGCCACCATTCCGCTGGCAACCTATGCCCGCTACACCCGCTCGGCGATGCTCGACACGATGAGCCGACCCTTTGTCACCGTATTGCGGGCAAAGGGGCTGTCGGAGCGGCGGATCGTCTTCCAGCATGTCCTGCGCAACTCGGCCATTCCGCTGGTGACGGTCTTCCTGCCCATGTTTATCGGCACAGCAACCGGGTCCATCTTTGTGGAAGCCATGTTCCGGGTGCCGGGGCTGGGCGCCTATTTCGTCTCCTCTATCCAGCAGCGGGACTATCCACTCGAGATGGCGCTGATGCTGATGATCACCTTCATGTATTGCATCGCCTATCTCCTGTCGGACCTGGTCTATGCCCTGATCAACCCGCGTATTCGGGTGGGAGGCACCTCATGA
- a CDS encoding ABC transporter permease has protein sequence MSEFTAEAPPARQRGPLWFAWRRFLGNKAAVVGGAVLLVLVLMAVFAPLITPYPPEGQLFLTEALAFPSASHWFGVDNLGRDFYSRIVYGARVSLSIGFIAAGFSVLIGIPLGALAGYFGGKVDWIIMRIIELFSVVPPLLGALLLGSLTRGGYGMIVFIAALFGWVQVCLLVRAQVKSFREKEFVRAAQALGASPAYIIRRHLIPNSISPIIVGFVLAIPLAMMLEASLSFLGVGVPPPTPTWGQMINEGIDYMFFYWHLAVFPTAALAISVLATSLFGDGLRDALDPTLKGR, from the coding sequence ATGAGCGAGTTCACAGCAGAGGCTCCCCCGGCCCGGCAACGCGGTCCGCTCTGGTTTGCCTGGCGCCGCTTCCTGGGCAACAAGGCGGCGGTGGTGGGTGGCGCCGTGCTCCTGGTTCTGGTGCTGATGGCGGTGTTCGCCCCGCTCATCACGCCATACCCGCCTGAAGGGCAACTCTTTCTTACCGAAGCACTGGCGTTTCCCTCGGCAAGCCATTGGTTTGGAGTCGATAATCTGGGGCGGGACTTCTATAGCCGCATCGTCTACGGCGCCCGAGTATCGCTCTCGATCGGTTTCATCGCGGCGGGTTTTTCGGTGCTCATCGGTATCCCGCTGGGTGCGCTTGCGGGGTATTTCGGTGGCAAGGTCGACTGGATCATCATGCGCATCATCGAGCTTTTTTCGGTGGTCCCGCCGCTGCTCGGTGCCCTGTTGCTGGGGTCGCTGACGCGGGGTGGCTATGGCATGATTGTCTTCATCGCCGCGCTGTTCGGCTGGGTGCAGGTGTGCCTGTTGGTTCGGGCGCAGGTGAAGTCTTTCCGCGAGAAGGAATTCGTTCGTGCGGCGCAAGCCCTGGGCGCGTCACCCGCCTACATCATCCGTCGACACCTTATTCCCAATTCCATCAGCCCCATCATCGTCGGGTTCGTCCTGGCGATCCCCCTGGCAATGATGCTCGAGGCGAGCCTGAGCTTTCTCGGGGTCGGGGTGCCGCCGCCAACGCCCACCTGGGGACAGATGATCAATGAGGGCATCGACTACATGTTCTTCTACTGGCACCTCGCAGTGTTTCCCACCGCTGCGCTCGCCATCAGCGTGCTGGCGACCTCGCTTTTCGGCGACGGCCTGCGCGACGCCCTCGATCCGACCCTGAAAGGCCGTTGA
- a CDS encoding peptide ABC transporter substrate-binding protein: MNFLHRTVGLLVAATSLTLPVVAQTTIVAPTGSTAGTYMDYMKTVYDRGTGSELLQIPLATFDKEFELTPMAAESWSQSEDGLTWTFKLRDGLVWSDGEPLTAEDYVFALQRAATSGYDFAWYWDFAGGIQGWKEVTEGTAEASTLGVRAVDDQTIEVTTNAPKPYFPSVTSLWYPVPKHKVDELGDDWALNVDSIVSSGPFSIESWEKSNNSVVFVKSDTYTGPWQAQVDRLELDPTLAAPEVGLPAFLAGDADYSFLNTGQVPVATQRFPDGIRQNAVFATSYIAYDLEAEPFNDVDVRRALYHAVDREELTSTVLKDIAIPAGSILPPGYPGYSEDVVAQATFDPELAQQYLAEAGYPDGEGFPPIEIWIREEGGYNSAIVPAMAQYLQAEFEEILGIDVSIRSLPGPEWMDGMRGKRNNIFIAPYEYDYLDPSNFYGIFYNGGRHNYFVPEYDALVAEADAEADWETRVELYEQAEQVMIDQGLIVPLVHPITTAVISEELGGEASEPNSLGFTPLDRLGHYFFTHLTK, translated from the coding sequence ATGAACTTCTTACATAGAACGGTCGGCTTGTTGGTTGCGGCCACCAGCCTCACTCTTCCGGTCGTGGCACAAACCACAATCGTGGCGCCGACAGGGTCCACTGCCGGCACCTATATGGACTATATGAAGACGGTCTATGACCGTGGCACCGGGTCGGAACTGCTGCAGATCCCGCTGGCGACCTTCGACAAGGAGTTCGAGCTGACGCCGATGGCGGCCGAAAGCTGGAGCCAATCCGAGGATGGGCTGACATGGACCTTCAAGCTGCGGGACGGGCTGGTGTGGTCCGATGGCGAGCCGCTCACCGCGGAAGACTATGTGTTCGCCCTCCAGCGGGCGGCCACCAGCGGCTATGATTTTGCCTGGTACTGGGACTTCGCCGGGGGCATCCAAGGCTGGAAGGAAGTGACCGAGGGCACGGCCGAGGCCTCTACGCTTGGTGTCCGGGCAGTGGACGATCAGACCATCGAGGTCACTACCAACGCGCCAAAGCCCTATTTTCCCTCGGTGACCAGCCTCTGGTACCCCGTGCCCAAGCACAAGGTGGACGAGCTAGGTGACGACTGGGCACTCAATGTCGACAGCATCGTCTCCTCCGGCCCGTTCTCGATCGAGAGCTGGGAGAAGTCGAACAACTCCGTCGTATTCGTCAAATCCGACACCTATACCGGCCCATGGCAGGCACAGGTCGACCGGCTGGAGCTCGACCCGACTCTCGCTGCCCCGGAAGTCGGACTTCCGGCCTTCCTTGCTGGCGATGCGGACTATTCCTTCCTCAACACTGGACAAGTGCCGGTCGCGACGCAGCGGTTTCCGGACGGCATTCGCCAGAACGCGGTCTTCGCCACCTCCTACATCGCCTATGATCTGGAGGCGGAGCCCTTCAATGACGTCGATGTGCGCCGGGCGCTCTACCATGCAGTGGACCGCGAGGAACTGACCTCCACGGTCCTCAAGGACATCGCCATCCCAGCCGGCTCGATCCTGCCGCCCGGCTATCCCGGCTACAGCGAAGACGTGGTGGCGCAGGCCACGTTTGATCCTGAACTCGCTCAACAATATCTGGCTGAAGCGGGTTATCCCGACGGCGAGGGTTTCCCGCCCATCGAAATCTGGATCCGCGAGGAAGGCGGCTACAACTCGGCAATCGTTCCGGCCATGGCCCAGTACCTGCAGGCTGAATTCGAGGAGATTCTGGGGATCGATGTTTCCATCCGCAGCCTTCCCGGGCCGGAATGGATGGATGGCATGCGTGGCAAGCGCAACAACATCTTCATCGCGCCGTACGAGTACGACTATCTCGATCCGTCCAACTTCTACGGCATCTTTTACAATGGCGGGCGCCACAACTACTTCGTCCCCGAATATGATGCGCTGGTGGCGGAGGCTGACGCCGAGGCCGATTGGGAAACCCGCGTCGAGCTCTATGAACAGGCCGAGCAGGTGATGATCGATCAAGGTCTGATCGTCCCCCTGGTTCACCCGATCACCACGGCAGTGATCTCCGAAGAGCTGGGTGGCGAGGCGTCCGAACCCAACTCCTTGGGCTTCACGCCCCTCGACCGGCTCGGGCACTACTTCTTCACCCATCTGACGAAGTAA
- a CDS encoding SulP family inorganic anion transporter — MIETLHRMRAEWFGNIRGDILAGLVVALALIPEAIAFSIIAGVDPKIGLYASFSIAVLIAFVGGRPGMISAATAATAVLMITLVRDYGLEYLLAATVLAGLLQIAAGFLKLGYVMRFVSKSVMTGFVNALAILIFMAQLPELTNVTWLTYAMVAGGLAIIYLFPRITKAIPSPLVCIVVLTAISIVLGMDLRTVGDMGALPDTLPVFLIPQIPLTLETLLIILPYSAAVAVVGLLESLMTAQIVDDLTDTKSDKNQECIGQGIANTATGFIGGMAGCAMIGQSIINIKSGGRGRLSTFMAGVFLLFMILVLGDLVSIIPMAALVAIMIMVSIGTFSWVSLKNLVVHPRSSSIVMLATVVTVVYTHNLAIGVLIGVLLSGIFFAWKISQIFRVTSVASDDGRERTYTVEGQIFFASAEDFTAAFDFKEALDKVTIDVSRAHIWDISSVQALDMIILKFRREGAEVQLVGMNNASETIVDRLAIHDKPGALERLMGH, encoded by the coding sequence ATGATCGAAACCTTGCACCGAATGCGCGCCGAATGGTTCGGCAACATTCGTGGAGACATACTCGCCGGCCTTGTGGTCGCACTTGCCCTGATCCCGGAAGCCATCGCCTTTTCGATCATTGCAGGCGTCGACCCCAAAATCGGCCTTTACGCTTCCTTCTCCATCGCCGTCCTGATCGCTTTTGTGGGTGGGCGCCCGGGCATGATCTCGGCGGCAACGGCCGCCACGGCGGTGCTGATGATTACCCTGGTGCGGGATTATGGGCTAGAATATCTGCTGGCCGCGACCGTTCTTGCGGGCCTGCTCCAGATCGCGGCCGGGTTCCTGAAGCTGGGCTATGTCATGCGGTTCGTATCGAAGTCGGTCATGACCGGCTTCGTCAACGCGCTGGCCATCCTGATCTTCATGGCGCAATTGCCCGAGTTGACCAACGTGACCTGGCTCACCTACGCAATGGTGGCTGGCGGTCTCGCGATCATCTATCTCTTCCCGCGCATCACCAAGGCGATCCCTTCGCCGCTGGTGTGCATCGTGGTGCTGACGGCTATTTCGATCGTCCTCGGCATGGACCTGCGTACCGTGGGCGACATGGGCGCATTGCCCGACACCTTGCCGGTGTTCCTCATTCCGCAGATCCCGCTCACGCTTGAAACGCTCCTCATCATCCTGCCCTACTCAGCCGCCGTTGCGGTGGTGGGGCTGCTGGAATCGTTGATGACGGCACAGATCGTAGATGACCTGACCGACACCAAGAGCGACAAGAACCAGGAGTGCATCGGCCAGGGCATTGCCAATACGGCCACTGGCTTCATTGGCGGCATGGCAGGTTGCGCGATGATCGGGCAGTCCATCATCAACATCAAATCGGGCGGGCGTGGCCGCTTGTCGACCTTCATGGCCGGGGTGTTCCTGCTGTTCATGATCCTGGTGCTGGGCGATCTGGTCAGCATCATCCCCATGGCGGCTCTGGTCGCGATCATGATCATGGTTTCGATCGGTACCTTTTCCTGGGTGTCGCTGAAGAACCTGGTCGTGCATCCCCGCAGCTCCTCGATCGTCATGCTCGCGACCGTGGTCACGGTGGTCTACACACATAACCTCGCAATCGGCGTGCTGATCGGCGTCCTACTGTCCGGCATCTTCTTTGCGTGGAAGATATCGCAGATCTTCCGCGTCACTTCAGTTGCGTCCGATGACGGCCGGGAACGCACCTATACGGTGGAAGGGCAGATCTTCTTTGCGTCGGCCGAGGACTTCACGGCCGCGTTCGACTTCAAAGAGGCGCTCGACAAGGTCACCATCGATGTCAGCCGCGCCCACATCTGGGATATCTCAAGCGTCCAGGCGCTGGACATGATTATCCTCAAGTTCCGCCGCGAAGGCGCGGAGGTGCAACTGGTTGGCATGAACAACGCCAGCGAGACCATCGTCGACCGACTGGCTATCCATGACAAACCAGGGGCGCTCGAACGCCTCATGGGACACTAA
- a CDS encoding aminotransferase class V-fold PLP-dependent enzyme yields MSANLARQFLLREDVVFLNHGSFGACPRPVFEAYQRFQLELESEPVEFLGRRLTELMRTPREVLAAELGAAPANIAAVTNATSGLNIVARSLQLRPGDQILTTDHEYSALEKTWAFVCRQTGAEVVVVKVPLPLVSEANFTDAIIAGMTERTRVLFLSHITSPTALLFPIAEVVAEARRRAIWSVIDGAHTPGHIPLELDSLGADFYAGNCHKWMMTPKGSAFLYARPEVQGLLDPLVISHGWTAQSKEPGAKGAFGNSPFIDEIEVQGTRDPSAWLAMPEAIRFRQDNDWTGVAAHCTALAQDTARRLQGLTGLAPLSAPEFSAPQMVAMPIPECDTAEVHKTLFDRYKIEMPVFRWQDTYIARLSVQGYNSRPQMDVLLEALGELLDLGEPRRAHG; encoded by the coding sequence GTGTCCGCCAATCTTGCCCGACAGTTTTTGCTGCGCGAAGACGTCGTCTTCCTCAATCATGGCTCGTTCGGCGCCTGCCCCCGGCCGGTGTTCGAAGCCTATCAGCGGTTCCAGTTGGAGCTGGAAAGTGAGCCGGTGGAGTTTCTGGGCCGGCGCCTCACCGAACTCATGCGCACGCCGCGCGAGGTGCTTGCGGCCGAACTCGGGGCGGCGCCAGCAAATATCGCAGCGGTGACGAACGCCACGAGCGGCCTCAACATCGTCGCCCGCTCGCTGCAGCTGCGGCCCGGCGACCAGATTCTAACCACCGACCACGAGTACTCGGCGCTGGAAAAGACCTGGGCTTTTGTTTGCCGCCAGACCGGCGCGGAAGTGGTCGTGGTGAAGGTGCCACTGCCGCTGGTTTCCGAAGCCAATTTTACCGATGCGATCATCGCCGGAATGACTGAGCGCACCCGAGTACTCTTTCTCAGCCACATTACCTCGCCGACCGCCCTGCTCTTCCCCATCGCCGAAGTGGTGGCCGAAGCACGCCGCCGGGCGATCTGGTCGGTCATCGATGGCGCTCATACGCCGGGGCACATTCCGCTCGAGCTTGATAGCTTGGGCGCGGATTTCTACGCGGGCAATTGCCACAAATGGATGATGACACCCAAGGGGTCCGCCTTTCTCTATGCGCGTCCGGAGGTGCAGGGCCTGCTTGATCCACTGGTTATCAGCCACGGCTGGACGGCGCAGAGCAAGGAACCGGGGGCCAAAGGGGCCTTCGGCAACTCGCCCTTTATCGACGAAATCGAGGTGCAGGGAACACGCGACCCGTCGGCGTGGCTCGCCATGCCAGAAGCAATCCGCTTCCGGCAGGACAATGACTGGACCGGCGTCGCTGCACATTGCACCGCTCTGGCCCAAGACACTGCGCGGCGACTGCAGGGACTGACCGGCCTCGCGCCATTGTCGGCCCCCGAATTTTCGGCGCCGCAAATGGTGGCGATGCCTATTCCCGAATGCGACACCGCCGAGGTCCACAAGACCTTGTTCGATCGGTACAAAATCGAAATGCCAGTCTTCCGGTGGCAGGACACCTACATCGCCCGGCTTTCGGTGCAGGGTTATAATTCTCGACCGCAGATGGACGTTCTGCTGGAGGCGCTCGGCGAACTGCTCGATCTTGGTGAGCCTCGGCGCGCGCATGGCTGA
- a CDS encoding FadR/GntR family transcriptional regulator, producing the protein MSRQAPLHFLEPLENRSRNVAVLDALAEMVERAGLQIGDRLPPETSLATSLGVGRSTIREALNRWEGLGIIRRRRGDGTYLSARVQTSRGIVPTMVRLEGEALLRLMEIRRTLENDVVRKATLKATRAQREEISRLCEILLVEVDAGRPWRKADHAFHGAIYDASGNPMYGQLLMNLDRALERGGSSPFSADAFGLGSFPMHRDLADAILVENVDRATAAINAILDSVETEVRAIIALGK; encoded by the coding sequence ATGAGTCGGCAAGCACCGCTGCACTTTCTCGAACCGCTGGAGAACCGATCCCGCAACGTGGCGGTGTTGGATGCCCTTGCCGAGATGGTGGAGCGTGCCGGTTTGCAGATCGGTGATCGGCTGCCGCCGGAAACCTCACTGGCGACGAGCCTAGGTGTTGGACGATCGACCATACGGGAAGCGCTTAACCGCTGGGAGGGACTGGGAATCATCCGGCGCCGGCGCGGTGATGGCACCTATTTGTCAGCTCGGGTGCAGACCTCGCGGGGCATTGTCCCGACCATGGTCAGGCTGGAAGGCGAAGCGCTCCTGCGGCTTATGGAAATCCGCCGGACGCTCGAAAATGACGTCGTTCGTAAGGCGACGTTGAAGGCCACGCGCGCGCAACGTGAAGAGATTTCCCGCTTGTGCGAGATCTTGCTCGTCGAAGTTGATGCCGGTCGCCCCTGGCGCAAGGCCGACCACGCCTTTCACGGCGCTATCTATGACGCGTCGGGTAACCCGATGTATGGGCAGTTGCTGATGAACCTCGACCGCGCCCTTGAGCGAGGCGGTTCGTCGCCCTTTTCGGCCGACGCCTTTGGGCTTGGCTCCTTCCCCATGCACCGGGATCTCGCCGATGCCATTTTGGTCGAGAATGTGGATCGAGCGACAGCGGCGATCAACGCGATCCTCGATTCGGTTGAGACCGAGGTGCGCGCTATCATTGCCTTGGGGAAGTAG
- a CDS encoding universal stress protein — protein MPKLIAFVDGSVYSESVLDHAAWVATTIGASVDVVHVIGRRDVSSAPVDLSGNLEAGAHSALLNDLAAHDEQRAKLARDRGRLIVDTARSRLLTAGVGEVHAKLRMGDIVDAVHELEADADLVLIGKRGEAADFAKLHLGSNLERVARTSRKPVLVASRAFKPVNRFLIAFDGGESIMKAVNHIAAGTLFPGLACTMIMVGKETPENRGKLESSAGTLRNAGYAVDALIEPGEPDKVIAAHAEADHIDLLVMGAYGHSRVRSFIIGSTTTEMIRSVRIPVMLFR, from the coding sequence ATGCCTAAGCTCATCGCCTTCGTAGACGGTTCGGTCTACTCTGAAAGCGTGCTGGACCATGCCGCCTGGGTCGCAACGACCATCGGAGCCTCCGTGGACGTCGTTCATGTAATCGGGCGCCGTGATGTATCCAGCGCACCAGTCGATCTCAGCGGCAATCTGGAAGCAGGCGCGCATAGCGCCCTGCTGAACGATCTGGCTGCCCATGACGAGCAACGCGCCAAGCTCGCGCGGGACCGGGGCCGTCTCATCGTCGACACCGCCCGATCCAGGCTGCTCACTGCCGGGGTCGGAGAGGTGCACGCTAAGCTGCGCATGGGCGACATTGTGGATGCGGTCCATGAGCTCGAAGCAGACGCCGATCTCGTCCTTATCGGCAAGCGGGGGGAAGCAGCCGACTTTGCCAAGCTGCACCTCGGCTCTAATCTGGAGCGTGTCGCCCGCACTAGTCGTAAGCCGGTTCTTGTTGCATCGCGCGCCTTCAAGCCCGTCAACCGGTTCTTGATCGCGTTCGATGGCGGCGAGAGCATCATGAAGGCCGTGAACCACATTGCTGCGGGCACGCTGTTCCCCGGTCTTGCCTGTACCATGATCATGGTGGGCAAGGAGACCCCAGAGAACCGCGGCAAGCTGGAGAGTTCGGCGGGGACCCTGCGCAACGCAGGCTACGCCGTCGATGCGCTGATCGAACCGGGCGAACCGGACAAGGTGATCGCAGCCCATGCCGAAGCCGACCACATCGACCTCCTGGTTATGGGCGCCTATGGCCATTCGCGGGTACGCAGCTTCATCATCGGCAGCACCACGACCGAAATGATCCGCTCGGTCCGGATCCCCGTGATGCTGTTCCGCTAG